From one Haloferax marinisediminis genomic stretch:
- a CDS encoding archaea-specific SMC-related protein gives MSTSEALQQATVRIRNIGGIDSRDVTLSPGVTVLTGRNATNRTSFLRALMAGCGSDAASIKGDADEGSVELELDGRTFTRVLTRKGGSVATSGTPYLQDTTTADLFAFLLASNEARQAVVTNRDLHDVIMTPVDTDAIEAEIDRLHTERKQTEKKLDALSSLEADERSLEKRRDELEAKIDDLEAERDELADRIDEEDQTVEAQRENQDELDSVLDQLQDARSDLETVRFRLQSERDSVESLREERSELEAELDSFEAADIDRESASERIDQIRTQIEELNTTIADLQTVIQYTNDVLDGKAGLVEESLGEVSDDGALTDQLVTSETITCWTCGTDVDPDQIEQTTNRLRGVRDDKRERRADLRRELDDLESDLRAAKQAQTRRQNVQHKLDRLEDELETRTEQIDSLTANREELAERVEQLEDEASTLRGQAESDLIELHKELNEVEFSLDRTRDQLASVNDDIESITEQFDERDALEARREQLTADLEAARTRIQSLTSSAVDAFNEEMETVLDLLGYENIERVWLERVERRVREGRRKVMKTQFELHIVRESDTGAVYEDTIDHLSESEREVIGLVFALAGYLVHEVYEDVPFMLLDSVEAIDSARIAALVDHFKQYPSFLVAALLPEDAQALDSAYERVTWGDDAASSSA, from the coding sequence ATGAGTACGTCAGAGGCCCTTCAGCAAGCGACAGTTCGAATCCGAAACATCGGTGGAATCGACAGCAGAGATGTTACGCTCTCTCCAGGCGTCACCGTCCTCACCGGACGTAACGCGACCAACCGCACGTCGTTCCTCCGCGCACTCATGGCAGGGTGCGGGAGTGACGCAGCGAGTATCAAAGGCGACGCCGACGAGGGTTCGGTCGAACTCGAACTCGACGGCCGAACCTTCACACGCGTTCTCACGAGAAAAGGCGGGAGCGTTGCCACGAGCGGGACCCCGTATCTCCAAGACACGACGACTGCCGACCTGTTCGCGTTCCTCCTCGCGTCGAACGAGGCACGGCAGGCAGTCGTGACCAACCGTGACCTCCACGACGTCATCATGACGCCGGTCGATACGGACGCCATCGAAGCAGAAATCGACCGACTCCACACCGAACGCAAGCAGACTGAGAAGAAACTCGACGCCCTCTCGTCGCTCGAAGCCGACGAGCGGTCACTCGAGAAGCGGCGGGACGAGTTGGAAGCGAAGATAGACGACCTGGAGGCAGAACGCGACGAACTCGCAGATCGTATCGACGAAGAAGACCAGACCGTCGAAGCACAACGCGAAAACCAAGACGAACTGGACAGCGTCCTCGACCAACTCCAGGACGCACGGTCGGACCTCGAAACCGTTCGGTTCCGTCTGCAAAGCGAGCGCGACAGCGTCGAATCCCTCCGAGAAGAGCGGTCCGAACTCGAAGCCGAACTGGACTCGTTCGAGGCGGCTGACATCGACCGCGAGTCGGCCTCGGAACGCATCGACCAGATTCGGACGCAGATCGAGGAACTGAACACGACGATCGCAGACCTGCAGACGGTTATTCAGTACACGAACGACGTTCTGGACGGCAAAGCAGGACTGGTCGAAGAGTCACTCGGAGAGGTGTCGGACGACGGCGCCCTCACAGACCAGCTCGTCACGTCTGAGACGATCACCTGTTGGACCTGTGGGACGGACGTCGACCCGGACCAGATAGAACAGACGACGAACCGCCTGCGCGGCGTCAGAGACGACAAGCGAGAGCGACGCGCCGACCTTCGTCGTGAACTCGACGACCTCGAGAGCGACCTTCGGGCCGCAAAACAGGCACAGACCCGTCGGCAGAACGTCCAGCACAAACTCGACCGACTCGAAGACGAACTCGAGACACGGACCGAGCAGATCGACTCGCTGACGGCGAACCGTGAGGAACTCGCCGAACGCGTCGAGCAGTTGGAAGACGAAGCCTCCACCCTCCGCGGACAGGCTGAAAGTGACCTCATCGAACTCCACAAAGAACTGAACGAGGTCGAGTTCTCTCTCGACCGAACACGTGACCAACTCGCGTCGGTGAACGACGACATCGAGTCGATAACCGAGCAGTTCGACGAGCGCGACGCACTCGAAGCGCGTCGTGAGCAACTGACTGCCGACCTCGAAGCGGCACGCACGCGCATTCAATCGCTCACGTCGTCCGCCGTCGACGCGTTCAACGAGGAGATGGAGACGGTTCTCGACCTCTTAGGCTACGAAAACATCGAGCGCGTCTGGCTCGAGCGCGTCGAACGACGCGTCCGTGAGGGCCGCCGGAAAGTGATGAAGACGCAGTTCGAACTGCACATCGTCAGGGAGTCCGACACCGGGGCCGTCTACGAAGATACGATAGACCACCTCTCAGAGAGTGAACGGGAGGTAATCGGCCTCGTCTTCGCTCTCGCCGGCTATCTCGTCCACGAAGTCTACGAAGACGTTCCGTTCATGCTCCTCGACTCGGTCGAAGCCATCGACTCCGCGCGAATCGCCGCGCTGGTCGACCACTTCAAACAGTATCCGTCGTTCCTCGTCGCGGCACTGCTCCCCGAAGACGCACAGGCGCTCGACTCGGCCTACGAACGTGTCACGTGGGGCGACGACGCAGCCTCGTCGTCTGCGTAG
- a CDS encoding HalOD1 output domain-containing protein has translation MSEAILVAASEHRDCEMTELPPLSAYTDVDALNTLFGTKRPSAPALSSGSLEFEYDGLVVTVSTVGTIEVADSESIDHTD, from the coding sequence ATCTCGGAGGCAATACTCGTTGCCGCGAGTGAACACAGAGACTGTGAGATGACGGAGCTACCGCCGTTGTCCGCGTACACCGACGTCGACGCGCTCAACACACTGTTCGGGACGAAGCGGCCGTCCGCTCCCGCACTGTCGAGTGGGTCACTCGAATTCGAGTACGATGGACTCGTCGTGACCGTCTCGACAGTCGGTACCATCGAAGTTGCAGACAGCGAATCTATCGACCACACAGACTAG
- a CDS encoding ubiquitin-like small modifier protein 1 has translation MELELRFFATFREAVGQKTIHWRVDDDSTVGDVLRSLEAEYDGLSGQLIEDGEVRPHVNILKNGREVVHLDGLETTLEDGDAMSVFPPVAGG, from the coding sequence ATGGAACTCGAATTACGCTTCTTCGCAACGTTTCGTGAGGCGGTGGGCCAAAAGACCATCCACTGGCGAGTCGACGACGACTCCACCGTCGGTGACGTGCTTCGCTCGCTCGAAGCCGAGTACGATGGGCTCTCTGGGCAACTCATCGAAGACGGCGAGGTCCGCCCGCACGTGAACATCCTGAAGAACGGCCGTGAGGTCGTCCACCTCGACGGCCTCGAAACCACGCTCGAAGATGGTGACGCGATGAGCGTCTTCCCCCCGGTCGCAGGGGGCTGA
- a CDS encoding GyrI-like domain-containing protein: MESVDYKKELRDLYRQSKNEVSLVEVPPLNYLMIDGEGNPNTSPEFSAAVETLYPFSYAIRSIVKDEQDLKYVVMPLEGLWWADDMDAFEVGKKDEWKWTLLQMQPDVVTEDIVERARETVGKKKDLPALSRVRYESLDEGLAAQTLHVGPYADEGPTVERVHEFIDEQGYSRRGAHHEIYLSDMRRTDPEKLKTIVRQPATE; this comes from the coding sequence ATGGAGTCGGTCGACTACAAGAAGGAACTGCGCGACCTGTACCGCCAGTCGAAGAACGAGGTCTCGCTCGTCGAGGTGCCGCCGCTCAACTACCTGATGATAGACGGCGAAGGCAACCCGAACACGTCGCCCGAATTCAGCGCGGCCGTCGAAACGTTGTATCCCTTTAGCTACGCTATTCGGTCCATCGTCAAAGACGAACAGGACCTGAAGTACGTCGTCATGCCGCTCGAAGGACTCTGGTGGGCCGACGATATGGACGCGTTCGAGGTGGGCAAGAAAGACGAGTGGAAGTGGACACTGTTGCAGATGCAACCGGACGTCGTGACCGAAGACATCGTGGAACGGGCGCGTGAGACCGTCGGCAAAAAGAAAGACCTGCCCGCGTTGTCGAGGGTACGGTACGAGTCACTCGACGAAGGACTCGCGGCACAGACGCTCCACGTCGGCCCGTATGCGGACGAAGGACCGACTGTCGAGCGAGTTCACGAGTTCATCGACGAACAGGGGTACAGTCGCCGTGGGGCACACCACGAAATCTACCTGAGCGACATGCGCCGGACCGACCCGGAGAAGTTGAAGACGATTGTTCGGCAACCGGCCACCGAGTAG
- a CDS encoding WD40/YVTN/BNR-like repeat-containing protein yields MTTRSFISTTGTGIARLTAGGATATEHLVGEDVYSLATGPDGSGLVLAGTEGNGIFRSTDRGVTWTHGGLDGHKVMALAVAPSDPERIYAGVRPAGVFRSDDGGVTWTESESFQHIRGRRMWRSPASAPFTAYVQALAVSPHDPDLVVAGIEFGAVVRSADGGKTWSNHRRKAIRDCHSLVWHATDGDCVYEGGAGVPRQPGARSTNGGKTWQKSGSGFGRGYGWAVAAHPEATHVWYVSASTGPLAAHGDGDAKAVVYRYIGDDWSRLDGISGRSMPYALLTDSKLPDSLWAGVADGSIWYSPNRGDDWEVLEGVLPAVERAMVMLPPA; encoded by the coding sequence ATGACCACGCGGAGTTTCATTTCGACGACCGGTACCGGTATTGCGCGACTGACTGCAGGGGGTGCAACCGCGACTGAGCATCTCGTCGGAGAAGACGTCTATTCACTCGCAACCGGGCCCGATGGAAGCGGACTCGTCCTCGCAGGAACGGAAGGCAACGGCATCTTCAGGTCGACCGACCGCGGCGTGACGTGGACGCACGGTGGACTCGACGGCCACAAGGTGATGGCGCTTGCCGTCGCACCGAGCGACCCGGAGCGGATATACGCAGGTGTGCGGCCAGCAGGCGTCTTCCGCTCCGACGACGGCGGTGTCACGTGGACGGAGTCCGAGTCGTTCCAGCACATCCGCGGTAGGCGAATGTGGCGCTCACCTGCGTCTGCACCCTTCACAGCGTACGTACAGGCGCTGGCAGTCTCGCCCCACGACCCGGACCTCGTCGTCGCAGGAATCGAGTTCGGAGCTGTCGTTCGCAGTGCCGACGGCGGGAAGACGTGGTCGAACCACCGTCGAAAGGCGATTCGTGATTGTCACTCGCTCGTCTGGCACGCCACGGATGGTGACTGCGTCTACGAAGGTGGTGCAGGCGTACCCCGGCAGCCGGGGGCACGAAGCACTAACGGCGGGAAGACGTGGCAAAAGTCTGGGAGCGGCTTCGGTCGAGGATACGGCTGGGCTGTCGCCGCCCACCCGGAAGCCACCCACGTCTGGTACGTCTCCGCCTCTACGGGACCGCTTGCAGCACACGGCGATGGTGATGCGAAGGCAGTCGTCTACCGGTACATCGGAGACGACTGGTCACGGCTCGATGGCATTTCGGGGAGATCGATGCCGTATGCACTTCTCACAGACTCGAAGCTGCCCGACTCCCTGTGGGCAGGCGTCGCTGACGGGTCGATTTGGTACTCGCCGAACCGTGGAGACGACTGGGAGGTTCTCGAAGGAGTTCTGCCAGCAGTGGAACGTGCGATGGTGATGCTCCCACCTGCGTGA
- a CDS encoding AzlD domain-containing protein: MPTNYDPVTVWGVIVVAGVLTFSIRGSFIYLFGRIDELPPQVQSALEYVPAAVFAALVLPAIIVPDGSISLSLGNERLVAGIFAAIAAWYTERVVVTIAVGMLTLWILRFVV; the protein is encoded by the coding sequence ATGCCGACGAATTACGACCCGGTGACTGTCTGGGGTGTCATCGTCGTGGCCGGCGTCCTCACGTTCTCTATCAGAGGGTCGTTCATCTACCTCTTCGGCCGCATCGACGAGCTGCCGCCGCAGGTTCAGTCGGCGCTCGAATACGTCCCAGCGGCCGTCTTCGCAGCTCTCGTCTTGCCCGCCATCATCGTCCCCGATGGGTCGATTTCACTCTCGCTCGGGAACGAACGACTCGTCGCGGGTATCTTCGCTGCGATTGCCGCGTGGTACACAGAACGCGTCGTCGTCACCATCGCCGTCGGCATGCTGACGCTGTGGATTCTCCGGTTCGTCGTCTGA
- a CDS encoding AzlC family ABC transporter permease: protein MPSLPPDLLDGIRDAAPLHLGIAPFGLVAGVAAIEQGLSIFHAIGFSTVVFAGASQLAMIELLGADAPLAIVIGTAVVVNLRMMMYSASIAPYFRGFAARSKTVASYLLTDQAYALSLARYGRDGETDRFAYYFGVAASLWFVWQLSTIAGAFLGAGLPPEWGFEFAAPLVFLALLVPALKDRASAASGLVGGLVAVAVVAAGVPFHLDIMVAAIVGVGAGLAVESLGGDA, encoded by the coding sequence ATGCCATCACTGCCTCCAGATTTACTCGACGGCATTCGGGATGCGGCGCCACTTCACCTCGGCATCGCGCCGTTCGGCCTCGTCGCGGGCGTCGCCGCCATCGAGCAGGGTCTCTCGATATTCCACGCTATTGGATTCTCTACTGTCGTCTTCGCCGGTGCCTCTCAACTTGCGATGATAGAACTGCTGGGCGCCGACGCGCCGCTCGCTATCGTCATCGGGACGGCCGTCGTCGTCAACCTCCGCATGATGATGTACTCGGCGTCGATCGCCCCGTACTTCCGCGGGTTCGCCGCTCGGTCGAAGACGGTGGCATCGTACCTCCTCACCGACCAGGCGTACGCCCTCTCGCTCGCCCGCTACGGGAGGGACGGCGAGACTGACCGGTTCGCCTACTACTTCGGTGTCGCAGCGTCGCTGTGGTTCGTCTGGCAGCTCTCCACGATTGCGGGGGCGTTCCTCGGCGCTGGACTCCCACCAGAGTGGGGCTTCGAATTCGCCGCCCCACTGGTGTTTCTCGCGCTCCTCGTGCCCGCACTGAAAGACCGTGCGTCGGCAGCGTCAGGTCTCGTCGGAGGCCTCGTCGCTGTCGCCGTCGTCGCCGCGGGCGTTCCCTTCCACCTCGATATCATGGTCGCGGCCATCGTCGGCGTCGGTGCCGGCCTTGCCGTCGAATCACTCGGGGGTGACGCGTAG
- a CDS encoding archaeosine biosynthesis radical SAM protein RaSEA, giving the protein MSKPSPEVYERGRGMDAHNKVMRDIRSRKQKTYDPHEPTRVWIDEDNTPDGVYDSLTIILNTGGCRWARAGGCTMCGYVAESVEGGTVSHEALMDQIQVCLDHEAENMDDGEKAGLIKIYTSGSFLDEREVPAETRDAIAETFADRDRMVVESLPDFVTREKLADFTERGLETDVAIGLETATDRVRHDCVNKYFDFSDFEDACDEAAAAGGGVKAYLLMKPPFLSEPEALEDMKSSIRRCAAVDNCHTVSMNPTNVQRYTMVDELFFNGGYRPPWLWSVAEALRDTADVDAIVVSDPVGGGQERGAHNCGECDELVFKAVKDFNLRQDPSVFDQVSCECESTWEFVLDAETSYNMPLVR; this is encoded by the coding sequence ATGAGTAAGCCGAGCCCCGAGGTCTACGAGCGGGGACGCGGGATGGACGCGCACAACAAGGTGATGCGTGACATCCGTTCGCGGAAGCAGAAGACCTACGACCCTCACGAGCCGACGCGGGTGTGGATTGACGAGGACAACACGCCCGACGGCGTCTACGACTCGCTGACGATTATCCTCAACACCGGTGGCTGTCGCTGGGCGCGTGCCGGTGGCTGTACGATGTGTGGCTACGTCGCCGAGTCCGTCGAAGGCGGAACCGTCTCTCACGAGGCGCTCATGGACCAGATTCAGGTCTGTCTCGACCACGAAGCTGAGAACATGGACGACGGTGAGAAAGCGGGCCTCATCAAAATCTACACCTCTGGCTCGTTCCTCGACGAGCGCGAAGTGCCCGCCGAGACGCGTGACGCCATCGCCGAGACGTTCGCCGACCGAGACCGGATGGTCGTCGAGTCGCTCCCGGACTTCGTCACGCGCGAGAAACTCGCCGACTTCACCGAGCGTGGTCTGGAGACGGACGTCGCAATCGGCCTCGAAACCGCGACCGACCGCGTCCGCCACGACTGCGTCAACAAGTACTTCGACTTCTCCGACTTCGAAGACGCCTGTGACGAGGCGGCCGCAGCAGGCGGTGGCGTGAAAGCCTATCTGCTGATGAAGCCGCCGTTCCTCTCGGAACCGGAAGCACTCGAAGACATGAAATCGTCTATCCGACGCTGTGCCGCAGTGGACAACTGCCACACCGTCTCGATGAACCCGACCAACGTCCAGCGCTACACGATGGTGGACGAACTCTTCTTCAACGGTGGCTACCGGCCGCCGTGGCTCTGGTCGGTTGCCGAGGCGCTCCGCGACACGGCCGACGTCGACGCGATCGTCGTCTCGGACCCCGTCGGTGGCGGCCAAGAACGCGGCGCGCACAACTGTGGCGAGTGCGACGAACTCGTGTTCAAGGCAGTCAAAGACTTCAACCTCCGGCAGGACCCGAGCGTCTTCGACCAGGTGTCCTGTGAGTGTGAATCCACCTGGGAGTTCGTCCTCGACGCGGAGACGAGTTACAACATGCCGCTCGTTCGATAA
- the rdfA gene encoding rod-determining factor RdfA, with protein sequence MRNSGNKVSRRGGRGPKIERIADRYGLPDLGDDLVAAWLGDGEEQRSLRELEADVNKRLIHAALDEAGAHVLDGETDNFYRLLTSDDVSAGSRTAARNALREKGVDVDQLESDIISYQSVYNYLKRHRNVERESTDDDETAVESGLSTIRKLRSRLRTVTIDVIDRLVKANEVFIGSYEVDVDIRVTCTDCETRMTPTALLSSGHCNCDPTATDGAVDE encoded by the coding sequence ATGCGCAACTCAGGAAACAAGGTCTCCCGTCGTGGTGGTCGGGGTCCCAAGATAGAGCGGATAGCCGACCGATACGGCCTTCCTGACCTCGGCGACGACCTCGTTGCTGCATGGTTGGGTGACGGTGAGGAGCAGCGGAGCCTCCGCGAACTCGAAGCAGACGTCAACAAGCGGCTTATCCACGCCGCCCTCGACGAGGCCGGTGCTCACGTTCTCGATGGCGAAACCGACAACTTCTATCGACTCTTGACGAGCGACGACGTGTCCGCTGGGAGTCGTACTGCGGCACGAAACGCACTTCGTGAGAAGGGCGTCGATGTCGACCAACTTGAGTCGGATATCATCTCCTACCAGTCGGTGTACAACTATCTGAAACGACACCGCAACGTCGAACGCGAGTCTACTGACGACGACGAGACTGCCGTCGAGTCTGGACTCAGTACGATTCGGAAACTTCGGTCTCGCCTTCGGACGGTCACCATCGACGTTATCGACCGACTCGTCAAGGCGAACGAGGTGTTCATCGGCTCGTACGAAGTCGACGTCGATATCCGCGTCACCTGCACAGACTGTGAGACACGAATGACCCCAACAGCGTTGCTCTCCTCCGGGCACTGTAACTGCGACCCGACGGCGACCGACGGCGCAGTGGACGAGTAG
- a CDS encoding aldehyde ferredoxin oxidoreductase family protein, with protein sequence MTELGGYNDRIARVDLSSGDVNYEGINDEDAKKYIGARGLGVKYVFDQGPEVDPMGPDNLLAMMTGPLTGTQTVMSGRIAVVTKSPLTGTVTDSHHGGWSGARLKWSGVDGLLFKGKAENPVYAVVEDGDVTLHDASHLWGKGVHDTIDELEGEVDGSLGKNLSVMAIGPGGENGVKYACIVNEDDRASGRGGTGAVMGSKNLKAVVVKSGTRMPKPADPETFKKGYQQAMQLIRESEVTGPNEGGLSVYGTNVLMNVGEELDGLPTKNGKYTSTSSMHDAEGVDIDAERISGENVRENILVDEPTCHSCPVACKKEVEVSVMHKGEEMNVRTESYEYETAYALGPNAGHTERDEIAVMLDRCNDMGVDTIEMGNMMAMAMEMSEQGKLDSLSEQLDWGDTERMIDLITEVANRDGDLADALAEGANGLSERFDAYDNSLAVKGQTIPAYDPRCMKGMGIGYATSNRGACHLRGYTPSAELLGIPEKVDPHEWRGKGELVALFQDMHAISDSFDICKFNAFAEGIEEYVLQYNGMTGLDVTEDELLETGDRIYTLERYYNNLAGFDGADDSLPGRFIPGDEAIPGQGASEGQLCELDEMKEEYYARRQWVDGVVPDERLEELGIDIGPGTGVSRGDSSAPADD encoded by the coding sequence ATGACAGAACTCGGTGGTTATAACGACAGAATTGCGCGGGTAGACCTGTCGTCTGGTGATGTGAATTACGAGGGCATCAACGACGAGGACGCGAAGAAGTACATCGGGGCACGAGGCCTCGGTGTCAAGTACGTCTTCGACCAGGGTCCAGAGGTGGACCCGATGGGGCCGGACAACCTCTTGGCGATGATGACAGGGCCACTCACCGGCACGCAGACGGTGATGAGTGGACGAATCGCAGTCGTGACGAAATCCCCGCTCACGGGGACCGTCACCGACTCGCACCACGGTGGCTGGAGTGGTGCCCGACTCAAGTGGTCGGGTGTCGACGGCCTCCTGTTCAAAGGGAAAGCTGAAAACCCAGTCTACGCCGTCGTCGAAGACGGTGACGTGACGCTCCACGACGCCTCACACCTCTGGGGCAAGGGTGTCCACGACACAATCGACGAACTCGAAGGCGAGGTCGACGGCTCACTCGGCAAGAACCTCTCGGTGATGGCAATCGGCCCAGGTGGCGAAAATGGCGTGAAATACGCCTGTATCGTCAACGAAGACGACCGCGCCTCCGGCCGCGGTGGCACGGGCGCAGTCATGGGGTCGAAGAACCTCAAGGCAGTCGTCGTCAAATCCGGTACGCGAATGCCGAAACCTGCGGACCCAGAGACGTTCAAGAAGGGGTACCAGCAGGCGATGCAGCTCATCCGTGAGTCCGAGGTCACCGGCCCCAACGAGGGTGGCCTGTCGGTGTACGGGACGAACGTCCTGATGAACGTTGGCGAAGAGCTGGACGGCCTCCCGACGAAGAACGGGAAGTACACGTCCACGTCTTCGATGCACGACGCCGAGGGCGTCGACATCGATGCAGAACGCATCTCCGGTGAGAACGTCCGCGAGAACATCCTCGTCGACGAGCCGACGTGTCACTCCTGCCCGGTCGCCTGTAAGAAGGAAGTCGAAGTGTCGGTGATGCACAAAGGCGAGGAGATGAACGTCCGTACCGAGTCCTACGAGTACGAAACTGCGTACGCACTCGGGCCGAACGCCGGTCACACCGAACGCGACGAGATCGCTGTCATGCTCGACCGCTGTAACGACATGGGTGTCGACACCATCGAGATGGGCAACATGATGGCCATGGCGATGGAGATGTCCGAGCAGGGCAAACTCGACAGTCTGAGCGAACAACTCGACTGGGGTGACACCGAGCGCATGATCGACCTCATCACCGAGGTTGCAAACCGTGACGGCGACCTCGCCGACGCCCTCGCAGAGGGTGCAAACGGGCTCTCCGAGCGCTTCGACGCCTACGACAACTCGCTGGCCGTCAAGGGCCAGACCATCCCGGCGTACGACCCACGTTGTATGAAGGGTATGGGCATCGGCTACGCCACCTCGAACCGTGGTGCGTGCCACCTGCGTGGCTACACGCCGTCCGCGGAACTTCTCGGCATCCCAGAGAAGGTCGACCCGCACGAATGGCGCGGTAAGGGCGAACTCGTGGCGCTGTTCCAGGACATGCACGCCATCTCGGACTCCTTCGACATCTGCAAGTTCAACGCCTTCGCAGAGGGTATCGAAGAGTACGTCCTGCAGTACAACGGCATGACCGGCCTCGACGTCACCGAAGACGAACTCCTCGAGACCGGTGACCGCATCTACACGCTGGAACGCTACTACAACAACCTCGCAGGGTTCGACGGCGCGGACGACTCGCTGCCGGGACGCTTCATCCCCGGTGACGAGGCGATTCCAGGCCAGGGCGCGTCCGAAGGCCAACTGTGTGAACTCGACGAGATGAAAGAAGAGTACTACGCACGTCGCCAGTGGGTCGACGGTGTCGTCCCCGACGAGCGTCTCGAAGAACTCGGCATCGACATCGGACCCGGCACGGGCGTCTCCCGTGGCGACTCCTCGGCACCGGCAGACGACTAA
- a CDS encoding MFS transporter, with translation MAEPELRERQGTVTVTGWQTWGTLGGLFLVSAGFIAYAIAPASVLPLFMDTFSIGKTAASASISAVFLTWALLQIPGGYLLDRFDNRYLVFLGTGLFILASLTGLFVDSYTLFLGTRLVSGACAVFVIVGSVNILGRLLPENFEALGLSIFIASPPFGVAVAQYSGPRLAALYGWKSAILVYTLVALFGLAVSVTVLRQPVKADSRVTVHQFVAALRNPTILIISTASFCTYAVWTFLNTWMPTYGTEVLGIELAAAGATTALVPLAGIVSRPGGGWLSEKLGGRLQPVILISFLASILFLYLLSIAPSPTTFAILLGLTGGAVNLAVGLYLVYVNSVADASTHGTSLAVLLTFSQVGNLVAPLVGGWLIAQLSWTAGFGFAAGLAIVGVVLVVFVPTTR, from the coding sequence ATGGCTGAGCCAGAACTCAGGGAACGACAGGGAACTGTGACCGTCACTGGGTGGCAGACGTGGGGAACGCTCGGTGGTTTGTTCCTCGTCTCGGCTGGCTTCATCGCCTACGCGATCGCGCCCGCAAGCGTGCTTCCGCTGTTCATGGATACGTTCTCGATTGGGAAAACGGCCGCGAGCGCATCGATTAGTGCCGTGTTTCTCACGTGGGCGCTGCTTCAGATTCCCGGGGGATATCTTCTCGACCGGTTCGACAACCGCTATCTGGTGTTTCTCGGGACTGGACTCTTCATCCTCGCATCCCTCACGGGATTGTTCGTCGATTCGTACACACTGTTCTTGGGAACTCGACTCGTCAGTGGTGCCTGTGCTGTCTTCGTCATCGTCGGGAGCGTGAACATCCTCGGTCGACTCCTCCCAGAGAACTTCGAAGCACTCGGGCTCAGTATTTTCATCGCGAGTCCGCCGTTCGGCGTCGCTGTGGCTCAGTACAGTGGCCCCCGACTCGCTGCGCTGTACGGATGGAAATCAGCGATACTCGTCTACACGCTCGTTGCACTCTTCGGCCTCGCCGTCTCGGTCACCGTCCTCAGACAGCCGGTCAAAGCGGACAGCCGCGTTACCGTCCACCAGTTCGTCGCAGCCCTTCGGAATCCGACGATTCTGATAATCTCGACCGCTAGCTTCTGTACGTACGCCGTCTGGACGTTTCTCAACACGTGGATGCCGACGTACGGGACAGAAGTCCTGGGCATCGAACTGGCAGCAGCAGGTGCGACGACAGCCTTGGTACCGCTCGCGGGAATCGTTTCGCGGCCGGGTGGTGGATGGCTCTCGGAGAAACTCGGCGGGCGGCTTCAGCCAGTGATACTCATCTCGTTTCTGGCGTCGATTCTGTTCTTGTACCTGTTAAGTATCGCACCCTCACCCACGACGTTCGCCATCTTGTTGGGTCTGACAGGCGGCGCGGTCAACCTCGCAGTCGGTCTCTATCTCGTGTACGTGAATTCGGTGGCTGATGCGTCGACGCACGGGACGAGTCTGGCCGTCCTGCTCACGTTTTCTCAGGTTGGCAACCTCGTCGCACCGCTCGTCGGAGGGTGGCTAATCGCCCAACTCTCGTGGACCGCAGGGTTTGGATTCGCAGCTGGGTTGGCGATTGTCGGCGTCGTGCTGGTCGTATTCGTTCCCACGACGAGGTGA